The nucleotide window GTCCTCCTTAACTCCTGGGCCAATTGGCACAAGTGTAATCCATATGAAAGCATAACTGATGTGATATTTTCCGATGGTCTAGAACCTGGAGTGATAATGCTTATACCAAAAGTAGTACATGGTGAACATCAGTTGGGCAGTACAGTAGGAAGGAATGATGTCCTGTAGCTACCATTTTGTTTCGTCTCTGGTAAGAGCTTCTTAAAACAACAGGCATCACTGTTGTCAATTTGGCTTTTGTCCAGTACACCGTAGCCTTCTGCTTCAGGTTGCTTTTGGTTTTATCACCCATTCTGCCTGAGGATTTGCACGGTAAACATCTAACATGTATGCATCTGGATCCAAACAGTGCTGACCTGAAATGGAAATCAGCAGCCATGATTCATAGGATGTTTTGAGCACATTAGTAAATGGGACAGAGCTATGTTAAAATGCTCTGGAACGTATCTCCAACTTGCACGTAGCAAGCCTGGTTTGGTGTGTCCAGCTTACATCTTGGCTGGATACAGACAGGGGCTTTGGTAAATTTGCCAGTGGTTTTACTCAGTGAGAGTCATGAATTCACTTTCACTTCCAGGCAGGATGGCCCTGCATTATGCCGAGTTATGGACAAGGCATTTAGTCAAATGGTGAAGAAATATTACCGTTTCTTTAGAAGTATTAACAACACTGTTACTGTAAGTGTCACAgtatggttttttttatttctttggatTTACTGGGCTGGAATTACAACTCTGTGACTTTGTTTCTACACTATTTTTAAACGCTGAGAAAGTAGCTCTGTAAAACATGTGTTCCCATCCAGCTAGGATCTTGCAAAGAAATATAGGGATATTAAGGTTTTTGGCAGTTGCTGTTttgctggtttaaaaaaaaaaaaaaaaaaaagagtcctcTGAAGTCTGGCCATTTGAGGGTTTCGTTAGGTGGTGACTGGGAATAGGAGTTGGGTGGTTGGGGAGtccctgctgcctttgccaCAGAAAGAGGCATTTGCTGCCTCTTAATTGAGTAACAAGGCAATAAATTCTTGAGTTTAGTTGATTTGTTGGACTATATTGCATTTACACGGGGTGATGAAGCTATTTAACTGGTGAGGTTACATTGCTGTGACACAAAGAATTACGGTAAAATTTTTATACAGTTACTTATAAGGTCACTGGGATCCTAATGATTTTATTCAAGTGAAAGCAATATAAATGAATTAATGAATAATCAGTGGACTAAGGTATCCTGAAAGATCTGGgactataaaaataattttaaatgaagatgCAATTTAAACGTCCAGATTTTTGAAGGAGCATGGTGGGAATACGTGGGATTGTTTCATAAGACCTTTAGGATCTTCTCCTGTTTTAGCATTGGTTGGTCACCCTGTTTAGCCAGGCAAAACAAATTGCTAATCAAATTTAGCTTTGTGTATCTAATACTTTGCTTCTTAACTGCTGCTGAAGCAAGTCTGTAATGTTTTGTAGTAACTTTATAGAAACTGTTTAGAGCTGAATCTAGAAGAATTAAGGAATAATCTATCAGACAGTTGACAAAAGATTCAACAGAGCATCCAGAATTTTAGTAAgaacagagaaaggagagggtCAGGACTGTGCAATATCAAATTAAAAGGTGGCTTTTGACCTTTAGGCCAGGAACTTGCGTTATTCCACTGTTGTTATTACAAAACTGTCACTGCATGAAACACGGAAGAAGACAAAATCCCTACTGCAAGGAATTTACAATCTAAATAAATTCCATGGATTAGCATGAGTATAGTACACCCATGCATGCAGGGACTGAATTCTCAgttctgtgttttttatttggGGGAGGTTAACAATTAAACACAGCGAGGAAGAAATAGGTCTTGGGAAAAGGCTTGACTGTGAGGTGGAATGTGCTCATGAGAGGAAGACTAAGGATCTCTTAACCATGGAAAAATGCTCAATTATGAGTGAGAGAGGTAAGAGAAAGGTCAGATGAATTTGGCAAGACTGTAAGGAGTCCAGCTGAGATCCAGCCATAGGGTGACTGTCTCCTCCCTCCAGTCACGCTGGAGTCAGAAGGAATCATTACAGCTTTTGGGTCAGGCTCCTTTCCTGCAGATGGACTGGAGTGTAGGAGAGACCCAGCTGTGTGAAAACAGCACTGCCCTGAGGTGTTTTCAGAGGCTAAGGGCATTCAGAAttgaattttcaaaaatgagACCTACCTATATTTCCTCCAATTTCATGTAAACTTTGGATCTGGCCTCTCATGTTCTGTGATGATTCGTGGCtaggatggaaaaaaatcttcagtttgCCTTTCTGTTATAACCACTGCCTTAACAACCACCATCTATATTAAGCTAAATATTGATATTTTTGCCCCTGTGAACTTACTTATCAAAAGCGAGGACTTCTACTGAATGAAGGACTGCAGAATACTGAATCTGCTAGAGAGGTAGATTACTGTGTCATGGTTAACAAAACCTTCTAttctagtatttattttttattatttatttcaagaaCAGCATTATGTGGTAACATGGGAAGACTTTGCAGAAAAGACTTTCAGATACAATTTAACATTTCCCGGAACTGTTAATAATTATtgctttacagaaataaaaacactaaTGTTTTATGGGCAGATGTAAGACAATCCCTCTGGGTTCTCTATGCAGCAAGTCtataaaatgcatgttttcagtAGTGGCATAACAGAGGGCAGATTGATTCTGTATAGAAGCCAATTATTAAGTAAAatataaagaataaaatcagtGCTTAAAATTTCTTTGACCAACATAACCATAAATTAACAATTTTATATTAGAAGAAGAGTTCTTGTAACACAATGAGTCTTTGAAAAGGGAACAATCTATTCATTAATGGTTCTGACATTATtgttcaggaaaaacaaaatgttctgaTTTACCCACCTGTTTTCACAGTGGAATCGAGCCAGGATGTCTTTGGCTTTTGTTTGGCTGTTGAGTTGAATTGCCATAGAGACTTTTGAATGCAGTGGAGCATAAACTCTTATCACCCCCTCGGGTATGTCAGACTGCAGGTATGGGGGAAAAGTGACAGCTCCCTAAAATCCATATTCAGTAGAGTAAGTCTAAGGCAAATATTGCTCTAGCTCCATTCAGAAGCAGTTCTGCAACTCTTTTGAGGTTGCTTGCAAAAATCACTTTCCTGGATTCACTTGATTATTCAAAAACCATATTTACAGTTAAACATGCAAATTTGTAGATACAGTCTAATGAGATACaacacaaagacaaaaactCCTTGGTAAGTACTACATAAATTCACACGGAATAAAGTCAAGTCTTTGAATTTTAACTGCTTGCTGTTAACATTGGTCAGTGAACCAactgcttatttaaaaatacataaaaatgattagGAATATCTGCTCTTCCTTTTAAAGATGAAATTCTCCTGCGGCACGAAGATCCAGTTTTCTGTTTCCACTTCCTATAGCTTCAACTAGATCAAAGCATATATACAATAAAATATCAGAAGTACCATATGGTTTCTGTTAATTTGAAATTTGACCTTGTGTAGGGTTCAAATGATCATCTATGAAGTTTATGCACTCTTCCATGATTAATGGCAGATAAATCAATTAGCAAGGCTTGCATTCCAGTTCTAATCCAGTTAATACCATGCTGAGCTGAGTACAATAGTCTCTCCAGTCTCTGTCCCTGTGTAATTTAGAACATCTGAGACCTGGGGATTGTGTTAAGTGCTCTCAAAATTCAACTCAGTTATCCAAACAGAGTTTGCCTCCAATTTACCATTCATATTTCAGCTACCTGCCATGGCTAGTCTCATTTTTATAAGATGCGAAGCCAATTACTACGATCAATGAACTTGTCTTCCCGAAGGTGCAATGACTGCAGTAATTGACTCTCCTCAGAAGCTCTCACTGTATTCGTTCCAGGGTGAATACAGTTTTGCAACACAATAGTCTACACCGccattttaaacaaacatctCTGTCTCCATCTGCAGCACAAATGTGTGTCCTTCCTACCCACAATATATTTCAGTCAATGCTGGCAAATGATTTCTCCAAAAAGCTGAATTAGCATGGATTCACAATTCATATGtatcatttctctttctctttttttcccaatgttcccttctgcattttctctgttgtCTGTATTAAGTGGCTTATTCTCTATTTCTTGTAACCTCAATATCACTCCTTCCtaatttgtcttttcctttgctcttcaaGACTGTTCTTCAATAACTGTAGAGTACTTCCTCAGTTTCTTGATTATGCCTTTTACAATTCACCAATCTCCATTCTTTTAAACCTCCATGTAAGACTCTAAAGACTTTCTCTCCAGGTTATTAAAGGTAGTTACTACATGGAAATACTACATATAAGCTGCTATAGGGGCTGTATACATTATGCATGTATACACAACATGCTTTGTTGCCCAAATTATATGTTACACCTAATACCTAAGTTAATTTTAGGTATCTATTGAGGTAGCATACCTCAAGTAAGTTCCTAAACTCCATATTTAGGCAGTGGAGAAAATCTGGTGGCTTTAAGATCtccaaaggaagattttttgTATCAGACTTTCCTAAGTCTGAACTGCACCTGGAGCTCTGGAAATCCTCTGAAGTATCCACCTCTCTCCTCTGACTATATGGGGAATAACAACACAAACTACTTCATTAGGTGCTTAAAATTTAGACCCAGTTTTGGTGTCTGTGTTAGGCAaactggtttttctctctgcttaGAAAGTTAATGCAAAGCTGTAAAATTAAAGCTTGCAAGCAGAATATTAAGTAGCCTGGACTAGGGCACGGGTAAGTGCAATTAATCCTAATATGGACCATCCTACTATGCAGCTACAGATCTATGCATTTGTTGAATATCTACAGATCATTGCTGTCAAGGACAGTCCACATATAACCATTTTCTTATAAAACAGGTACAAAACCAGCATGTGTTTGTAAAAGCTAATAGGCTGCTAGAAATCATTCTGCCTTCCTCACCTTTTCTCAATCAATCCCTAAAGCTTTGTCTTATCAGGATGTTGGATTGGGAAGCACATCTTTTGTATGGCAAAATTTCCTCCCTACCCTGAGAAGCTTTTATGAGGTAAGAAAGAAGGGAGACTGGTTAAAGCTGCCCTTGAAAATGATATGTTTTTATCATACCTCTGGTCTTTCAGGTCTGTCCCGTTCCATGGTCTTTCTCCTCAGAAGTTTTCTCACTCCTTTGTCAAACATCAGCTGCCTCTTGCTGTTGTTCATTGCTGCCTCATTCATTTTTCTCACTTGGGAAATCAGGAAGGATGGGACCTAAAGGGAGGAAACCAGAGCTGAGAATatacagtaattttttccccaataaaaTTGGCCCTGGGACTTTAGAAAGGCACCAAATTTTAGGCAGCAGAAGCTCTATTTATTCCCAGAAGATACAAGTGATTAGTACCTCCCTCTAACAACCCACAGTTACTCCTTTGGTGAAACTGTAGATCATCTTTCATACCACATGAAACTTTTTAGTGATGTAGGAACTTTATTAGGAGGTAGTTTTTGTAATTCCCATCATAGCCTCCCTCTTATGAGGAAATGAGCTGAGACTGTCGTCATCTTAATGCCAACCTTCGGAAGTCCAGCAAGTAGTCACACTTTTGGCCCCCGTTATTAGGGCTAGACTTCTAACAGTCATTTAATCTCATTCAAGTTTAAATATCTCACCTAAGCATCTAGATTAAATCACTCTCCTTTGCATTATTCTGTATAAACAATAGTGTGGGATAGGTACCTCCAGAGGGCAATTTGTGCTAAAATGGATGTCTTAGGTGAGGTAAATCTCCATCCAGAGGTATCTGTCACCCTATCTCATTCTAGATATAAAAGACTCCAGCCAGTTTCCAAAGAATAGCTaactttttcttccaggaaGGTCAGTTTACTCTGAtttctccagagctgctgcataTGGCAAAATACTTATCTGTACCAGAGCCATAAAGAGGGAACCAGCATTACTCACTGTCCACAGGATGTCCTGGTACCGAATTAAAAGCCGCACAATGTGTGCTGTGGTGGCGGCTGCTTGCATTTCTTGTTGGTTTGCACGTTTCCCTTTGTAGATGAAAAGGTTTGGTGCAACAATCATAGAAACATTCCACagattcattttatttttcccttcattaGCAACCACCTTCTTCAGGAACTGAAGAAAGGCCTGGAAAAACAAGACTTGTTATGCTGAGTCTCACAAAATAGTTTACTTCTTAAATGCAGTGTCATATGCACAACACATCTGGCTCGAAAGCTGCTATATTTGCACTTGGAGGTGAAATTTAGGGTTTTTTGCATTCTAATTTGGATTACTCTGATATTTTCTGGCACAACCACCTGTGTCAATCACAGAGGAATAGTTAATGTTATCAAGATACACATTAATAAATTATCTATCACTTAAAGCATAATCCCAAACTGTAAGTCAAGTACAGCGTCTGCACTAAGGCTCTGAATCGTGTAGTAGAGGAAAGATATACAGGTGTTGCAATGGAATAGTTAATTTCTTCCATAgattttgaggtgtccatttTGATGTATCTGGCCAAGGCTTTTTATATTGGAGTCACCAGGGTGATCAGCCTTTCTTCAAATGTACACCAGTCCCATGTGTGATATAATCTGAGGTATTTCTGCCAGCAACCCCCAAACTCTTATTCTGGGATAATGAAAGCAAGAAGAGCTCAGTGGTTGTTCATTGAGATCACTTCTGCACATGCATGGCAGAGTCAGAGGAAACTCATTTCACTTTTGGGCAGTTTATTCAAAATTTTTTCTGAGTGACTGAATAGGATGGATTGCAGCTGTGGTTGGAGTTGGGGTCTGCCAGTGAGTGCTTTTGCAACACCATACCATTAAAACCACTGTCTTTATACCCTGACATtgcaattaaaacatttttacaaaccCAGGAATTACAAAACAGAAACTGTTGGAGAAATTTCTACAATCTCATTATAGATAGCAAATAGAGATGCATTCAGTTTTGTCATCACTTCTATTTTTGTATAAAAGCCTAGTAATATTTAAGACTACTGATCTAATATGTGTTTTACGTATACAGCTCTATATCAATATGGACTATGATAGAAGAAATAACTGCCATTCTTCACAGAGAACTAGTAGGCCTGCAAATGCTTTAAAGAGGGTTGTTGTTATTGTCTCTTGTTAtagtataaataaatacataaagaaGGCACCTGGACTCATAAAGCTGTATCTAAACTGACCAGTGGGACACTTTCAGAGGTGGGGGAGCTGCAGGGTCCTGATGAGCAGGGAACCTGACGAAATGTCTGGGTGCTCCCATGCAGCTTGTTCACCCAGGTTTCCTTTATGTGGAAACAAGTCCAAAGACGGAACCAGTGTCTCTTAGGGTCAGGACATAGCTGCAGCCAGATCTGGGAGCTCCCAAGCACCCATAATGCTTGTAGCCACCGTGTCTGTATCAGGAAGTAATACAGGAGTGTGGGCATGGGTTTGTAAGGCAAATCAGCTGAAGCTGAGGTCCTGATATCTGTGCTACAGATATGTTTCAGGGGTTTTTACATTGGACTACCCCCTCCAGGCTGGTCCAGTGCCCTGGAAGCCCTTTAGCACTGGGTGTACACTAGGCAAGCTCCTGGGGGGCAGCTTCTTGTTTAACTTCATCCTGGAGAGTTCCAGTTATACAGAAAACCCAGAAACtggaccttttttttccaaactatgTGAGGAACATGCCTCTTTGAAATAGATGCTCCAGAATAAATGATGCCTGGGAGCCATTTACGAACACCAGCAGTTGGATACCTCCAGCAACTATTTCTTAATTGCTTGTAAAATAAATGACAGCCAGGGAATTGGAACAGCTTTTCATGGAAATGATAAAAACCACAGATGAATACTTTCACGGTGCAGTATCTGATAACTgactgttaggaaaaaaaaaaccaaaccaggtCTCATTTAAAAGTCAAAAGCACTACAGATGGCAGGTGATAGCACATGGAGAACTTACCTTGGCTGTGTCTCTGTTGGCTTCAGGCAGCAGCATGATCAACAGATGCAAAGCTTGTAGCTGTAACTTGATCTTGGAGATTTCTAAGAATAtgaataattaatatttttgaaatcCCAGTTGTAATTGGCTTGTTCTAAAAACCTTGTTGGTCAGCAGTTCTAGAAACACAGCAACCACTGCCTGGTTGAGACTAGCATGTTTAGGTGTTGATTCCAAatataaaatcaatttaagaGTGGGTTTTTCCTCATCATGTTGGGTCTTTGTCACAGGGGGAGACAAGGCTCTATAAAATTGTCTATATAGCAAGAAGccaatatttttcagtgctaGCTAGTTTCTCTTCAATGTCATGGTCAGAATGTATTGTGAATATGGATCAagtattttcctcctttcaaactgaaatggattatttgttttcagaaaattttcaaaCTAATATTATTGAGTAATTTGCTGAATGCTTGTGCCATTGGAGTGGAGATTGATTGCTTATaactttaaaagtatttgtCCCAAATCTAGCACTCTAGATAAATGTAGAGCCCCTTGTCAGTTACAAAATACCATCATGTTTTCAGCAACTGGTATATACATACTAACACTGTGCAATGCTCACTAGAAGAGCTGGGGTGGAGAAGACGGGAAGAATAACTCTGTCATTTGCTTCCACTCAGGGTGGATGGGagagatttggagaaaaaaagttgtgtgaGTTGTGGACAGTGTATCTGTTGTAGGGAATAAGGTTACTTTATTCTGTGCAGACACCTCCTGCTCGGTCTTCTCCAAATGCTAAGCGATTGTAACTGCATGCAGTCTGGGACTCACAAGGAGCACACTCAGGTATGTGAAGGTTACAAGAAGGGGTCACCTCCTCGTGCCCTTTAAACTACCTCATGGAGACACTGAAAACTTGGCTGCAACCTTATGTAAAGGTCCTAAGTTTTCTGTACCAATTTGCCTAATAAATTCACCATCCTGATAGTTTCACTCTGTCCTAGCTCAAGTGAATTCACAACGATGAAGTCAATAGGTATGGCAAAGTACTACTGCATTCTTCCTGGAAGAGAAATGAACAAAATGTACTGAGAATGAGACGGTGTATgtacactgaaaacaaaacccgACTGCCTGAAGCTTTCTGTGATCATGCATAACTTTGTATGCATATTCTGATCTCAGCATAAACCTTAAGAGAAAATAGATCCAATAGAGTATCAGCTAAAAGGCAGTCACTTGAGTTTACCTTGCAGAAATTTTCATTTGTGAAATCTATAGTCTGTGTGAATCAGAGTCTATATATGAAAGTCATTGCTCAGCCATCATTTGCTCACAGGTTTCAAATCTTACATTAAACAGTTGTGTCATTCACACAACAAGTCTATGCTATTAGCTAAATGCAgagactttttttccatttgaaaaggaaaggttgcagaaaatttaaatgtttaGGCAATGCACTgggcctttttttctctctacttcagaaagaaaaaaatgtaacgTCTACTATTCCATTTCATCTAGATCAGTTGATACTAACTGCATTTCCACATACTTTCCACTAGCGTGATGAAAGCAGGCAGGTATTCTACTGTGAAGAGTGGGCTTGGGAGTTCTCTTACAAACATTTTCAGCAGTCCTGCTGCATCATTATTTCGTACTTGGTCCCAGTCAAAAGTGTCTTCATAAAATTTTGCTTCAAGTTCTTGATGGAGATTCTGAAAGATACAAGGAACATCTGACCTTTAATCATTGCTTCTGACCCGGCAGTTTGAGATCACTTCAGAACTCCCATTACAAACAACAGGCAGGTTTACACCGCAGTTGAATTAAAGTAGCTGTAAACCAGTAGTGGTTTAGGTACAGCTGCGTGAAGTTCAGAACAGGTTAACAAATCAGGTTCCTGGGGATATTTTGCAACCCAGGCTAAATTTGGTTTGCTATAGCTAGATTTCTGCCAGTGACACATTTGAACCATTTTAAAGCAAGACAAGAGCTGTTCTCTTTGTTTAAAACACTCTCAAGAGCTTTTGATCCTTAAGTCACAAAGGAGTGACATCTCTTCCTCACTGCCAGTGAACTTGCTAGTCTGTTGGCATCCGAGCCCATGGGCCTTGAGCAAATGGCTTTAACTTCAGGTCTTCCTGTCTTTAGAAGGATGTTTTCTTTTAGGATAGCTAGAATTAGATTCGAACACttcatagaaaaataaaagtatgaaACCATTACTGTCAGAAAACCTCTACTTCGTGCATGcaacccccctgccctgcctcaaAAACACAAGAGAGATCTAAGACAGAATTGTTTATACCATTTCGGGTGCCCATTTAATCATCTTGTTCTCCAGTGTCAGCATCTTGCTGACAGAGGTCTATTTAGTTCTGTAGGGTAACTAATCAATGTTTCACACACATATGTGAATTGGAAATATTCAGTAAGGTTCCTAGTAGGAACAGAATTTGGCTTCAAACCCAGATCACTGTTTGGAAAATGCAAGCGCCTCAAAAATTTGTTGGATTAATAAGCTTGAAGGACACTATTGCAATAAAGGATATTCATAAATAATGCAGCTTTCACAATTATTACTGGCCAAACACTGCCTTATCCATAGGAagtttgttgctgttttttgtGAGACCATCTGTGAGAAAATCTATCTGTAGCTAACTTTCAGGTTTCAGATCACATTTTTGTCAAAAGTACTTTAATATACGCAAAAAAGTTTAGTCCATTCagacagaaaagcttttaaaaatgaattctgtTTACCATGTCTCACATGAATGGAAGGAAATTACATATCAAATATGGTCACACATAATGAATTGGAATGGTTGGCACAAAAGGAAATAGAAAGTCATTCAGGATTGGGTATATAATGTTACAATCTCATTTTTACTAGTGTATTTTACTGGTTGTAATCTGGGCTATCTCAGCTTCCTCTGTATTCACATCCTTTGCACATAATCCATACAAACACCTGGATTAAATTCTCTCCTGGTAACTGACTGGGAAATGCAGAACAGAAATCCTCACCTCGTCAAAAGCACAAGAGGACAGAAAAACTACtacacatttttctgctgattGGAAAAAGCCTTAGAGAAATAGAAAGCAAGATTTTTGAAACATAaacatttaatatatatatCCACACAGGCAAgcatatatgtgtattttatgcactcccccccccatatacatatatgtatgcacctaagtacttttaaaaaaacatttttgcaatttttttttaaatgtgactgATCCTACAGTAGACTATCATACATTTTTGGTTCACTGGAGCTTTTGTTACAAACCAGATTACAGAGGAAaacttgtatttatttcttctattcTTTGTTTTATAGAAGAGTAACTTTAATCACTTCCatatgccttttctttctccaaacaagactgaaataaatttgGAATGCCTTCAAATCCTAATGTCATAATAACATATGAAGGCTTTGAAGGATGAAATCTGgatctgctttgaaaaaaatctctttcttgCTGGTTGGCTTGTTGGACTCACTTAAATGAAGTCAAAactcaaataatttaaaactttcatATGGGCATCACCCAGTATGGGAGAGTTATGTATAAAGTCATATCTCATAGTAGCTCCCTGGATATAGGTTGTGAATAAGAAGTGAACAAGGCACAGTACAGTATATGCAAAGAATATGAAAGTAATCTAGTTAGAGCACAGCCTTGCTGTGTAATCTCCCCAGAGAGGTTGGAAAAAATGGAGATTGtgtaaaataatactttaagTATTTGTATGAAAAAATGAGGAAGCTGAAAAGTACAAGCCAAATTAGGAGCTCCCTTCTGCAAAATGTGGCACTTTGTAAGGTGCTGAGTGCTTTTATCAGTCCACAGGGTCAAAGGGAGCTGGGATACTACTGCCTGTCTTTGGTGTGTTTCAtgtcatgctgctttttcttgtaCAGTCATTTTTGATGATCCCCAGCCCATCAATGTTTAGCAATCCCCAACACTTGTGTGGCTGCCACAGTGTTGAGACTTCCTGCTTCAGAAAGCAAGAGTAGCTTTCTTGAGGATGATTAAGTGGGGGTAGAATGCACTATAAGAAGTTGCTTaaaccagaccaaaaaaacccctagaaaaaagaaaaatctgggaAAGAGGTAGACACTACTAAGCCCAGAAAAAACTTGTTTTCCTAATTTGCCTCTGCCACAGGCTTCCAGGTGCTGGAATCAAGTTAGTCTGGAGAAACAACTTAAAGCATTACTGCACCACGATGTCAGGTTATTGAGTACCAACTATCCTGTGTCCATAGCCTGCAAATAGCCTGTGAAAATGTAGTACTTGAGCCTGCCAAACAGTGAACACAGGCCAAATTTCTCTCACTTGGAACATGAAATTGTAAGATCACAGAAGACAAACGAGAAATAAAATGACACAAATGTTAAAATGACATAGAATAAGATCTTTATCTGAAGTTCCCTCAGTTTAGCAACTCTggatttctgaaataaattaaaccaGAGATAAGATCACAGCAATTTTGGACAACAGAGATAAACTGAAAGATTCCCTCAATGTTTAGTGGAGAAAACTGCATTCAACTTCAAGTCTGTGCTTTATATAGAACATTAACTAATGCAAAGCAATAGACCACATGTTCTGTGATTTACTGGTTCCCAGGAACCAATCTGACCTTTCACTGGTAGGAATAGAAATGCTGAACTACACACATCAGTATTTATGTGCAGTGTGAATTTGTGTATGCTGTATTATTTTACAGAGTCTGTGGTCCAGGAGACAGAAAACTGTCACGAACGTGTACCTTGACTCTGGAGGCAGATCCAGGCACTCGTAGAATTCCTTCAGTTTCTAAACCTGTTTCCTCAAGCTtgagcagcaactgaaaaaaaaccagcaaaacccaggaaaatactcagaagcacttaaaaatgctattaactttttaaatctaGGTATCCTTGAAACTAATTTGAAAAAGATACATTTCTGTGTAATTTGCTAATGAAAACAAGCCAGCTCATGTAAATAAACCTTCCTAATTTGTTCTCTATATTCCTGACCCTGAAATACGGAGTATGCAGAGTACAGAAAACTGATAATGCAATAGGCCCCTCTGTCCTCGATTTGAGACTTGGCACTGCGATAGAACAATTAACACATAAACATA belongs to Haliaeetus albicilla chromosome 3, bHalAlb1.1, whole genome shotgun sequence and includes:
- the ARHGAP28 gene encoding rho GTPase-activating protein 28 isoform X3, whose product is MLSNESAPPPAFSRSNSQASMDSTSMEDFWCEVESIKESSEDGSEEATLLEFKPADEGELEAEWLQDVGLSTLISGAEEEDGQALLSTLTRTQAAAVQKRYNTYTQTLRKKNKHTVRDVRDIFGTNDSAPTFETVPVSPVPSNGIQLPGQKPVWKSVSSNSCLDCGLDKGSPSVTEELSYEVSFSEAITVLPKSQEWPKNQRFKKEDSALPKFIVRKSRFGLTEVGDLSAEDMKKIRYLSLIELTAFYDALGVELKRNRAERVRGRENGLFGVPLTILLENDQRKVPGIKVPLIFQKLLLKLEETGLETEGILRVPGSASRVKNLHQELEAKFYEDTFDWDQVRNNDAAGLLKMFVRELPSPLFTVEYLPAFITLVEKISKIKLQLQALHLLIMLLPEANRDTAKAFLQFLKKVVANEGKNKMNLWNVSMIVAPNLFIYKGKRANQQEMQAAATTAHIVRLLIRYQDILWTVPSFLISQVRKMNEAAMNNSKRQLMFDKGVRKLLRRKTMERDRPERPEGAVTFPPYLQSDIPEGVIRVYAPLHSKVSMAIQLNSQTKAKDILARFHCENSHESSQNMRGQIQSLHEIGGNIGQHCLDPDAYMLDVYRANPQAEWVIKPKAT